In a genomic window of Labilithrix sp.:
- a CDS encoding S9 family peptidase, whose translation MKRCLLLVPVCALACAEPKTPEIPPVTTATPPVTVTETTSGSRKTLMTRKSDVVDTLHGVKVPDPYRWLEDGASQETKTWTDAQNAHTREVIDAIPGREKLKKEITDVLQIGSVGAPAIRPTGKGIRYFHMKREGAQNQPNLYVRDGHAGKDRVLIDVAALSDDGTSALDWWFPSRDGAFVAWGRSESGSEESVLHIRDVATGKDLPDRIDRTRHASVAWLPDGKSFYYSRHPEPGSVPAGDEKYYAKIFLHVVGQDPKNDKLVFGDGRDKTDVPQVLISPNGRWLVVRVHMGWDKSEVYLRDLTKGTAGTFTPVVTGVPALFEPDPNDDKLYISTNDGAPRYRLYAVDYAKLDRASWRELIPEGKDVLTSFDVLKNEIVTTYLHDASTRVERFSLDGKSKGAIALPGIGSSSTTGHPSSDEVFVTFTSYVVPSQVYRADLHQSASLTLWDRVGAQFNEPDIEVTQLFATSKDGTRVPMFVIAKKGFKKTGKNPTVLYGYGGFNVNQTPGFSSRALAVVRRGAIWATAILRGGGELGEDWHKGGMLEKKQNVFDDLYACAELLFKEKIAAPESLGVVGGSNGGLLVAAAVTQRPEMFRVGLSLVPLTDMVRYHHFRIAKLWIPEYGDPDKAEHFKFLHAYSPYHHVEDGKKYPSMLFTTAESDSRVDPMHARKMAARMQEAQGDAARPVLLRVETKAGHGAGKPVTKLADELADENAFLLNELGVALQ comes from the coding sequence ATGAAGCGCTGTTTGCTCCTCGTGCCCGTGTGCGCTCTCGCGTGCGCCGAGCCGAAGACGCCCGAGATCCCCCCCGTCACCACCGCGACGCCGCCGGTCACCGTGACCGAGACGACGTCCGGATCGAGGAAAACGCTCATGACGCGAAAGTCCGACGTCGTCGACACCCTCCACGGCGTGAAGGTGCCCGATCCGTACCGGTGGCTCGAGGACGGCGCGTCGCAAGAGACCAAGACCTGGACCGACGCGCAGAACGCTCACACGCGCGAGGTCATCGACGCGATCCCGGGCCGCGAAAAATTGAAGAAGGAGATCACCGACGTCCTCCAGATCGGCAGCGTCGGCGCGCCCGCGATCCGCCCGACGGGGAAGGGGATCCGCTACTTCCACATGAAGCGGGAGGGCGCGCAGAACCAGCCGAACCTCTACGTGCGCGACGGGCACGCGGGGAAGGACCGCGTCCTCATCGACGTCGCGGCGCTCTCCGACGACGGGACGAGCGCGCTCGACTGGTGGTTCCCGTCGCGCGACGGCGCCTTCGTCGCGTGGGGGCGCAGCGAGTCCGGGAGCGAGGAGAGCGTCCTCCACATCCGCGACGTCGCGACGGGCAAGGACCTGCCCGATCGGATCGATCGCACGCGGCACGCGTCGGTCGCGTGGCTGCCCGACGGCAAGAGCTTCTACTACTCGCGTCACCCCGAGCCCGGCTCCGTGCCGGCCGGCGACGAGAAGTACTACGCGAAGATCTTCCTCCACGTCGTCGGCCAGGACCCGAAGAACGACAAGCTCGTCTTCGGCGACGGACGCGACAAGACCGACGTCCCGCAGGTCCTCATTTCGCCGAACGGCCGCTGGCTCGTCGTCCGCGTCCACATGGGCTGGGACAAGAGCGAGGTCTACCTGCGCGACCTCACGAAGGGGACCGCGGGGACGTTCACGCCCGTCGTCACCGGCGTGCCCGCTCTCTTCGAGCCGGATCCGAACGACGACAAGCTCTACATCTCCACCAACGACGGCGCGCCGCGCTACCGCCTCTACGCCGTCGACTACGCGAAGCTCGATCGCGCCTCGTGGAGGGAGCTGATCCCGGAGGGGAAGGACGTCCTGACCTCGTTCGACGTGCTGAAGAACGAGATCGTCACGACGTACTTGCATGATGCATCGACCCGGGTGGAGCGCTTCTCGCTCGACGGCAAGAGCAAGGGCGCGATCGCGCTGCCGGGCATCGGCTCGTCCTCGACGACGGGGCATCCGTCGAGCGACGAGGTCTTCGTGACGTTCACGTCGTACGTGGTGCCGAGCCAGGTGTACCGCGCGGACCTCCATCAAAGCGCGAGCCTCACGCTCTGGGACCGCGTCGGCGCGCAGTTCAACGAGCCCGACATCGAGGTGACGCAGCTCTTCGCGACCTCGAAGGACGGGACGCGCGTGCCGATGTTCGTCATCGCGAAGAAGGGGTTCAAGAAGACGGGGAAGAACCCGACCGTGCTCTACGGCTACGGCGGCTTCAACGTGAACCAGACGCCGGGGTTCAGCTCGCGCGCCCTCGCCGTCGTGCGGCGCGGCGCGATCTGGGCGACGGCGATCCTCCGCGGCGGCGGCGAGCTCGGGGAGGACTGGCACAAGGGCGGGATGCTGGAGAAGAAGCAGAACGTCTTCGACGACCTCTATGCGTGCGCGGAGCTCCTCTTCAAGGAGAAGATCGCGGCGCCGGAAAGCCTCGGCGTCGTCGGCGGCTCGAACGGCGGCCTCCTCGTCGCGGCTGCCGTGACGCAGCGTCCGGAGATGTTCCGCGTCGGCCTCTCGCTCGTGCCGCTCACGGACATGGTCCGCTACCACCACTTCCGCATCGCCAAGCTCTGGATCCCGGAGTACGGCGATCCCGACAAGGCGGAGCACTTCAAGTTCCTCCACGCGTACTCGCCGTACCACCACGTCGAGGACGGCAAGAAGTACCCGTCGATGCTGTTCACCACCGCGGAGAGCGACTCGCGCGTCGACCCGATGCACGCGCGCAAGATGGCGGCGCGCATGCAAGAGGCGCAGGGCGACGCGGCGCGCCCGGTGCTCCTCCGCGTCGAGACGAAGGCGGGTCACGGCGCGGGCAAGCCAGTGACGAAGCTCGCCGACGAGCTCGCCGACGAGAACGCGTTCCTCCTCAACGAGCTCGGCGTCGCGCTTCAGTAG
- a CDS encoding DNA mismatch repair protein MutS, with amino-acid sequence MKSPRETHEAALAARKANAETLEGKANAIGNARLVAALGAIGLVIAIAFANVPRETWLGVVACVIAFGALVVVHARIHAEKDRAAAAMRFHERALDRMSGKWRAFPQTGARWAVPTHPYAGDLDVFGRASLFQRIDVTSTRYGEEILARWLSGDDRPQGSNADFALAVEKRQAAVKDLAPRLTLREQLAAVGALLDDKDQKPDPRPFVMWAGQTGSKAGEAKLPGGIAIVAALVPATTIGLAVAGGMGLVHRMLFLLPFVVSVAVLNALRPRIQPALEAASSKESALSRYGDMLKLLEDEKFEADVLLGLQKRLAESGSRATEEMSALSRIVGFVDARNNEVFRFFIGPALMWDLWCALALEKWRARAGKAAFSWFRSLAELEALASIAGFAFENPDYAFPSFQKGEDEGEAVFVATSLGHPLIDADKRVSNDVTLAGPGHALVVTGSNMSGKSTLLRAIGTNAVLANAGAPVCAKELTIGRLEVATSMRVSDSLEEGTSRFYAELKKLKLVLDLSKAIAKGERPGTLLFLLDEILHGTNTRERLIGARAIMKELLARRAMGAVSTHDLGLGDLETELAGDVKNVHFEEQVEGEVMSFDYKLRQGVVQSSNALRLMKIVGLDVVA; translated from the coding sequence TTGAAGTCGCCGCGAGAGACACACGAGGCCGCGCTCGCCGCGCGCAAGGCCAACGCCGAGACCCTCGAGGGCAAGGCGAACGCGATCGGCAACGCGCGCCTCGTCGCGGCCCTCGGCGCGATCGGCCTCGTCATCGCGATCGCCTTCGCGAACGTGCCGCGCGAGACCTGGCTCGGCGTCGTCGCGTGCGTGATCGCGTTCGGCGCGCTCGTCGTCGTGCACGCGCGCATCCACGCCGAGAAGGACCGCGCCGCGGCCGCGATGCGGTTCCACGAGCGCGCGCTCGATCGCATGAGCGGCAAGTGGCGCGCGTTCCCGCAGACGGGCGCGCGCTGGGCCGTGCCGACGCACCCGTACGCGGGCGACCTCGACGTCTTCGGTCGCGCGTCGCTCTTCCAGCGCATCGACGTGACGTCCACGCGTTACGGCGAGGAGATCCTCGCGCGCTGGCTCTCGGGCGACGATCGCCCGCAAGGCTCGAACGCCGACTTCGCCCTCGCGGTCGAGAAGCGGCAAGCCGCGGTGAAGGACCTCGCGCCGCGGCTCACGCTGCGCGAGCAGCTCGCGGCCGTCGGCGCGCTCCTCGACGACAAGGATCAGAAGCCCGATCCACGCCCGTTCGTGATGTGGGCGGGGCAGACCGGCTCGAAGGCAGGCGAAGCCAAGCTGCCCGGCGGCATCGCGATCGTCGCCGCGCTCGTGCCCGCCACGACGATCGGCCTCGCGGTCGCGGGCGGGATGGGCCTCGTGCATCGCATGCTCTTCCTGTTGCCCTTCGTGGTGTCGGTCGCCGTCCTCAACGCGCTCCGCCCCCGCATCCAGCCCGCGCTCGAGGCGGCCTCTTCGAAGGAGAGCGCGCTCTCCCGCTACGGCGACATGCTGAAGCTCCTCGAAGACGAAAAATTCGAGGCCGACGTGCTGCTCGGTTTGCAGAAGCGGCTCGCCGAGAGCGGCTCGCGCGCGACCGAGGAGATGAGCGCGCTCTCCCGCATCGTGGGCTTCGTCGACGCGCGCAACAACGAGGTCTTCCGCTTCTTCATCGGCCCCGCGTTGATGTGGGATCTCTGGTGCGCGCTGGCGCTCGAGAAGTGGCGTGCCCGCGCGGGCAAGGCGGCGTTCAGCTGGTTCCGCTCGCTCGCGGAGCTCGAGGCGCTCGCGTCGATCGCGGGCTTCGCGTTCGAGAACCCGGACTACGCGTTCCCTTCTTTCCAGAAGGGCGAAGACGAGGGCGAGGCCGTCTTCGTCGCGACGTCGCTCGGTCATCCGCTCATCGACGCCGACAAGCGCGTCTCGAACGACGTCACGCTCGCGGGCCCGGGCCACGCCCTCGTCGTGACCGGCTCGAACATGTCCGGCAAGAGCACGCTCCTCCGCGCGATCGGCACGAACGCCGTCCTCGCGAACGCGGGCGCCCCCGTCTGCGCGAAAGAGCTCACGATCGGCCGCCTCGAGGTCGCGACGAGCATGCGCGTCTCCGACTCCCTCGAGGAGGGTACGAGCCGCTTCTACGCCGAGCTCAAGAAGCTGAAGCTCGTCCTCGATCTCTCGAAGGCGATCGCGAAGGGCGAGCGACCGGGAACGCTCCTCTTCCTCCTCGACGAGATCCTCCACGGCACGAACACGCGCGAGCGCCTCATCGGCGCGCGCGCGATCATGAAGGAGCTCCTCGCGCGGAGGGCGATGGGCGCGGTCTCGACCCACGACCTAGGCCTCGGCGATCTCGAGACCGAGCTCGCGGGCGACGTGAAGAACGTGCACTTCGAGGAGCAGGTCGAGGGCGAGGTGATGAGCTTCGACTACAAGCTCCGTCAGGGCGTCGTGCAGAGCAGCAACGCGCTCCGCCTCATGAAGATCGTCGGCCTCGACGTCGTCGCCTGA
- a CDS encoding adenine phosphoribosyltransferase, giving the protein MLSADALAYVKSKIRDIPDFPSPGIIFKDITPLLADPRAFHIVLDSLAERFIGAHVDAVVGVEARGFIFGGALAARLNASFVPARKPGKLPAVVDKVAYATEYSTAELEMHKDSLRPGTRAIIVDDVLATGGTAKAAASLVVGQGGEVVAYAFVIELEFLKGRTVLQPTRIESVLGY; this is encoded by the coding sequence ATGCTCTCCGCCGACGCGCTCGCGTACGTGAAATCGAAGATCCGCGACATCCCGGACTTCCCCTCTCCAGGCATCATCTTCAAGGACATCACGCCGCTCCTCGCCGACCCGCGCGCGTTCCACATCGTCCTCGACTCGCTCGCGGAGCGCTTCATCGGCGCGCACGTGGACGCCGTCGTCGGCGTCGAGGCGCGCGGCTTCATCTTCGGCGGCGCGCTCGCGGCGCGCCTCAACGCGAGCTTCGTCCCCGCGCGCAAGCCGGGCAAGCTCCCCGCCGTCGTCGACAAGGTCGCCTACGCGACGGAGTACTCGACCGCCGAGCTCGAGATGCACAAGGACTCGCTGCGACCGGGCACCCGCGCCATCATCGTCGACGACGTGCTCGCTACCGGCGGCACCGCGAAGGCCGCCGCCAGCCTCGTCGTCGGCCAGGGCGGCGAGGTCGTCGCCTACGCCTTCGTCATCGAGCTCGAGTTCCTCAAGGGCCGCACCGTGCTCCAACCGACGCGGATCGAGTCGGTGCTGGGGTACTGA
- a CDS encoding MoaD/ThiS family protein, whose translation MITILYFAAVRELVGLDEEKVEFTGTITELATFLEGRHERLRGRLGAVRFAKNEEFAASEERIGPGDVIALVPPVAGG comes from the coding sequence ATGATCACCATCCTGTACTTCGCCGCCGTCCGCGAGCTGGTGGGGCTCGACGAGGAGAAGGTCGAGTTCACGGGCACGATCACGGAGCTCGCGACGTTCCTCGAGGGAAGGCACGAGCGGCTACGGGGAAGGCTCGGCGCGGTGCGCTTCGCGAAGAACGAGGAATTCGCCGCGAGCGAGGAGCGCATCGGTCCCGGCGACGTCATCGCGCTCGTTCCTCCGGTGGCTGGAGGTTAG
- the cas3 gene encoding CRISPR-associated helicase Cas3' codes for MLDFDRYFKRLAEGAAPREWQRSLGAESRPRSRLVRVPTGMGKTLGVLAAWLWHRVERRDDAWPRRLVWCLPMRVLVEQTEDVVRAGVERLGILWDDTGEHAGRVGVHVLMGGADPGAEWALFPEEHAVLIGTQDMLLSRALNRGYAAARARWPLEYGLLNHDALWVMDEVQLMDVGLATSGQLQAFADEDGGKGLRPRHTWWMSATLQPRWLETIDTRERCETEWHQDPAVVAPSELTQGIAAVRKTLDLEVTPAADAKEFADRIMKEHAGIRDGDHGRITLVVCNTVERACRTYDELRARAPEQELELVHSRFRPAERATWRERFLRRDACTHGADRIVVATQVVEAGVDISAGCVVTELSPWPSLVQRFGRCARYGGEGRVVVVDRGHDEKTAAPYDADELAASWSSLGRVGVGGDVGIATLEAFEAQLDAGERALLYPFAPRHLFLRRERDELFDTTPDLTGADLDVSRFIRSGDERDLQVFWLGIPRDRRGAPRHAPSPRRRPRREELCSIPFLRARDWLCGAETTTRRKPKLRSGVRAWVWDWLDGAWMIAERSLLTPGRVVCVAADAGGYRVERGFDPTWNGAVPVVPEAALASHLEAELQADDADDADDVSVAEWKTIAIHVGEAAAIADEIAAHVELRPELRRLLVLAARWHDVGKAHPAFQGGIRASDRPRRQDLAKAPKAAWPRPPQTYRSSDDRDVRPGLRHELASALALFAVVRRHAPRHAALLGPWSETFERLGVAPVGALPVSPPTACEEEILACSADDFDLLAYLVASHHGKVRLAFHASPRDQEYRDRDGRGLPIRGIRDGDELAPVLLDATKPPLPALALSLEPATLGLSPTTGRSWRERTSALVDRLGPSALAWLEALLIAADRRASRLVTADPLLSAVEAG; via the coding sequence GTGCTCGACTTCGATCGCTACTTCAAGCGCCTCGCGGAGGGTGCGGCTCCACGCGAGTGGCAAAGGTCGCTCGGCGCAGAATCGAGGCCGCGGAGCCGGCTCGTCCGTGTGCCGACCGGGATGGGCAAGACGCTTGGCGTCCTGGCGGCGTGGCTCTGGCATCGTGTCGAGCGCCGAGACGACGCGTGGCCGCGCCGTCTCGTCTGGTGTCTGCCCATGCGCGTGCTCGTGGAGCAGACGGAGGATGTCGTGCGCGCAGGTGTCGAGCGACTCGGTATCCTCTGGGACGACACGGGGGAACATGCCGGTCGTGTCGGGGTCCACGTGCTCATGGGCGGCGCCGACCCCGGCGCGGAATGGGCGCTGTTCCCCGAGGAGCACGCGGTCCTCATTGGAACACAAGACATGCTCCTCTCTCGAGCGCTGAACCGCGGCTACGCTGCGGCTCGCGCACGGTGGCCGCTCGAGTACGGTCTCTTGAACCATGACGCGCTGTGGGTGATGGACGAGGTCCAGCTCATGGACGTCGGCCTCGCGACGAGCGGCCAACTCCAGGCGTTCGCCGATGAGGATGGAGGGAAGGGCCTTCGTCCGCGTCATACCTGGTGGATGAGCGCCACGCTCCAGCCGCGCTGGCTCGAGACCATCGATACGCGCGAACGCTGTGAGACCGAATGGCACCAAGATCCAGCCGTCGTCGCGCCGAGCGAGCTCACGCAGGGGATCGCAGCGGTGCGCAAGACGCTCGACCTCGAGGTGACGCCGGCCGCGGACGCGAAGGAGTTCGCCGATCGGATCATGAAGGAGCACGCTGGCATACGCGACGGAGATCACGGGCGCATCACGCTCGTTGTCTGCAACACCGTGGAGCGCGCATGCCGTACCTACGACGAGCTCCGCGCGCGCGCGCCCGAGCAGGAGCTGGAGCTCGTCCACAGTCGCTTTCGCCCGGCAGAGCGCGCAACGTGGCGCGAGCGCTTCCTTCGTCGCGACGCGTGCACGCACGGCGCCGACCGGATCGTCGTCGCCACGCAGGTCGTCGAGGCCGGCGTGGACATTTCGGCGGGCTGCGTCGTCACCGAGCTCTCACCGTGGCCGAGCCTCGTCCAGCGCTTCGGTCGCTGCGCGCGCTATGGCGGGGAAGGTCGCGTCGTCGTCGTCGATCGCGGGCACGACGAGAAGACCGCAGCTCCGTACGACGCGGACGAGCTGGCCGCGTCGTGGTCCTCGCTCGGGCGCGTTGGCGTGGGCGGCGACGTCGGCATCGCTACTCTCGAGGCGTTCGAGGCACAGCTCGACGCCGGTGAGCGCGCGCTTCTTTATCCGTTCGCGCCGCGTCACCTCTTTCTCCGTCGCGAGCGCGACGAGCTCTTCGACACGACTCCTGATCTCACGGGAGCCGACCTCGACGTGAGCCGCTTCATCCGTAGTGGCGACGAGCGCGATCTCCAGGTCTTCTGGCTCGGTATCCCGCGCGATCGACGAGGAGCACCGCGCCATGCGCCGTCGCCGCGACGTCGGCCCCGGCGCGAGGAGCTTTGCTCCATTCCGTTCCTGCGCGCTCGTGACTGGCTCTGCGGCGCGGAGACGACGACGAGGCGTAAACCCAAGCTGCGCTCCGGCGTGAGGGCCTGGGTCTGGGACTGGCTCGACGGGGCGTGGATGATCGCGGAGCGGAGCCTCCTGACGCCCGGCCGCGTCGTGTGCGTCGCCGCGGACGCCGGCGGCTATCGCGTCGAGCGCGGGTTCGATCCGACATGGAACGGCGCTGTGCCCGTCGTCCCGGAGGCTGCCCTCGCCTCACACCTCGAAGCGGAGCTCCAAGCGGACGACGCCGATGACGCCGACGATGTCAGCGTCGCGGAATGGAAGACGATCGCCATCCATGTAGGAGAGGCCGCCGCGATCGCGGACGAGATCGCCGCTCACGTCGAGCTGCGCCCCGAGCTGAGGCGGCTCCTCGTCCTTGCCGCGCGCTGGCACGACGTCGGCAAGGCGCACCCGGCATTTCAGGGCGGGATCCGCGCGTCGGACCGTCCACGCCGGCAAGACCTCGCGAAGGCGCCGAAGGCGGCGTGGCCACGTCCACCGCAGACTTACCGTTCGAGCGACGATCGCGACGTGCGACCGGGCCTCCGGCACGAGCTCGCGAGCGCGCTCGCGCTGTTCGCGGTCGTCCGCCGCCACGCGCCGCGGCACGCCGCGCTCCTCGGGCCATGGTCCGAGACGTTCGAGCGCCTTGGCGTCGCGCCCGTCGGAGCGCTTCCGGTCTCACCGCCGACGGCCTGCGAAGAGGAGATCCTCGCGTGCTCGGCAGACGATTTCGATCTGCTCGCGTACCTCGTCGCGTCGCACCACGGGAAGGTCCGCCTCGCCTTCCACGCGTCGCCCCGCGATCAGGAGTACCGAGATCGCGATGGTCGCGGGCTGCCCATCCGTGGCATCCGCGACGGCGACGAGCTCGCTCCAGTGCTGCTCGACGCGACGAAACCGCCGTTGCCGGCGCTCGCGCTCTCGCTCGAGCCGGCGACGCTCGGGTTGTCTCCGACGACCGGGCGAAGCTGGCGGGAGCGGACGTCGGCGCTCGTCGATCGGCTTGGTCCTTCCGCGCTCGCGTGGCTCGAGGCGTTGCTCATCGCCGCTGATCGGCGAGCCTCACGTCTCGTCACCGCCGATCCACTCCTCAGCGCCGTCGAGGCGGGATGA
- the surE gene encoding 5'/3'-nucleotidase SurE, which translates to MPEQNTSAPAARPLVLLSNDDGVTSRGLLVLGEALAAWADVVIVAPETEQSATSHSLTLNRPLRARRVEDGVFAIDGSPADCVYIALHSETKFLPRWPDLVVSGINRGLNLGQDAFYSGTVAAAREGALRGIPAIAASAHSKADQKRVAGLTSTLAQRLFHETRATHSTRPPPKLVRGTPLLNLNVPLEWTGEVRHVKLGSRLYDETLDVRLDPRGREYIWLGGPGVQHESDPGSDTDAYDAGAASVTMLLLDLTRADEGGLVDRLITSLPG; encoded by the coding sequence GTGCCGGAACAAAACACCTCCGCGCCCGCCGCGCGGCCCCTCGTCCTCCTCTCGAACGACGACGGCGTCACGAGCCGCGGCCTCCTCGTGCTGGGCGAAGCGCTCGCGGCGTGGGCCGACGTCGTCATCGTCGCGCCGGAGACGGAGCAGAGCGCCACGTCGCACTCGCTCACGCTGAACCGCCCGCTCCGCGCGCGCCGCGTCGAGGACGGCGTCTTCGCGATCGACGGCTCGCCGGCCGACTGCGTGTACATCGCGCTCCACTCGGAGACGAAGTTCCTCCCGCGCTGGCCCGACCTCGTCGTCTCGGGCATCAACCGCGGCCTGAACCTGGGGCAGGACGCCTTCTACTCCGGCACCGTCGCGGCGGCGCGGGAGGGCGCGCTGCGCGGCATCCCCGCCATCGCCGCGAGCGCGCACTCGAAGGCCGATCAGAAGCGCGTCGCGGGGCTCACCTCCACGCTCGCGCAGCGCCTCTTCCACGAGACGCGCGCGACGCACTCGACGCGCCCGCCGCCGAAGCTCGTCCGCGGCACGCCGCTCCTGAACCTCAACGTCCCGCTCGAGTGGACGGGCGAGGTGCGGCACGTGAAGCTCGGCTCGCGGCTCTACGACGAGACGCTCGACGTCCGCCTCGATCCGCGGGGCCGCGAGTACATCTGGCTCGGGGGTCCGGGGGTGCAGCACGAGTCGGATCCGGGGAGCGACACCGACGCGTACGACGCGGGCGCGGCGTCGGTGACGATGCTGCTCCTCGATCTGACGCGCGCCGACGAGGGCGGCCTCGTCGACCGCCTCATCACGTCGCTCCCAGGGTAG
- a CDS encoding molybdenum cofactor biosynthesis protein MoaB yields the protein MSARIMLVTVSDTRTPADDTSGDALALALSEFEVMKRAIVPDEVARIHEALAAAQREAADAIVFTGGTGISPRDVTYEAIATKLDKTLDGFGEAFRRLSWDEIGPRALLSRATAGTIGTLLVFCLPGSTKAARLGAKELIAPILAHAVDLTHGRTKHR from the coding sequence ATGAGCGCGCGGATCATGCTCGTCACGGTGAGCGACACGCGAACGCCCGCCGACGACACATCCGGCGACGCGCTCGCGCTCGCGCTCTCGGAGTTCGAGGTCATGAAGCGAGCCATCGTGCCAGACGAGGTCGCGCGCATCCACGAAGCCCTCGCCGCCGCGCAACGCGAGGCCGCCGACGCGATCGTCTTCACGGGCGGCACCGGCATCTCCCCCCGCGACGTGACCTACGAAGCGATCGCGACGAAGCTGGACAAGACACTCGACGGCTTCGGCGAAGCCTTCCGCCGCCTCTCCTGGGACGAGATCGGCCCCCGCGCCCTCCTCTCACGCGCAACGGCAGGCACGATCGGCACGCTGCTCGTCTTCTGTCTCCCCGGCAGCACGAAGGCGGCGCGCCTCGGCGCAAAGGAGCTCATCGCCCCCATCTTGGCACACGCCGTCGACCTCACCCACGGCCGCACGAAGCACAGATGA
- a CDS encoding radical SAM protein — translation MSLTDRCDLACIYCRPDKQDGYLEDRLEIEAWKTMATGLVRAGVRRVRLTGGEPLLHPAVVEVIAFLRTLGVEDLALTTNATRLERYAKPLREAGLQRINVSLDTLDAERFARLTRGGKLATVLRGIEAARAVGFDEIKLNAVVVKDENDAELEAIVRWCWERGIVPRFLEVMLIAEGAKLRDRVVRASEMRARLAHLLESGDAQAEADRGPAKYLFARHEPERGLGRKVGFITGTSDTYCKGCDRLRVAADGTLRPCLATNDGLPAARIARRGDVDGIAEAVADAWTKKPDGDAWKGCTEPDAARVSMRGIGG, via the coding sequence TTGTCGCTGACGGATCGGTGCGATCTCGCGTGCATCTACTGCCGCCCCGACAAGCAGGATGGGTACCTCGAGGACCGGCTCGAGATCGAGGCGTGGAAGACGATGGCGACCGGGCTCGTCCGCGCCGGCGTGCGGCGCGTGCGGCTCACCGGGGGGGAGCCGCTCTTGCATCCTGCCGTCGTCGAGGTGATCGCGTTCCTTCGCACGCTCGGAGTCGAGGACCTCGCGCTCACCACGAACGCGACGCGGCTCGAGCGGTATGCGAAGCCGCTGCGCGAGGCCGGGCTTCAGCGCATCAACGTGTCGCTCGACACGCTCGACGCGGAGCGGTTCGCGCGGCTCACGCGCGGGGGCAAGCTCGCCACCGTGCTCCGCGGGATCGAGGCCGCGCGGGCGGTCGGGTTCGACGAGATCAAGCTGAACGCCGTCGTCGTGAAGGACGAGAACGACGCGGAGCTCGAGGCGATCGTGCGCTGGTGCTGGGAGCGCGGGATCGTCCCCCGCTTCCTCGAGGTCATGCTCATCGCCGAAGGCGCCAAGCTCCGCGACCGCGTCGTCCGCGCGAGCGAGATGCGCGCGCGCCTCGCCCACCTCCTCGAGAGCGGCGACGCGCAGGCCGAGGCGGACCGCGGCCCCGCGAAGTACCTCTTCGCTCGCCACGAGCCCGAGCGTGGGCTGGGGCGGAAGGTCGGGTTCATCACCGGCACGAGCGACACCTACTGCAAGGGCTGCGACCGCCTCCGCGTCGCCGCCGATGGCACGCTCCGCCCCTGCCTCGCGACCAACGACGGGCTCCCCGCCGCGCGCATCGCTCGGCGCGGCGACGTCGACGGGATCGCCGAGGCCGTCGCGGACGCCTGGACGAAGAAGCCCGACGGCGACGCCTGGAAAGGCTGCACCGAGCCCGACGCCGCGCGCGTCTCGATGCGCGGCATCGGCGGCTAG